One region of Pogona vitticeps strain Pit_001003342236 chromosome 1, PviZW2.1, whole genome shotgun sequence genomic DNA includes:
- the CWF19L1 gene encoding CWF19-like protein 1 isoform X2, with translation MEAGKALRVLACGDVEGRLGALYSRVQAVQKKSGPFDLLLCVGNFFGSAQDAEWEEYRTGAKKAPIQTYILGANNSEAVCHFPDVSGCELAENITYLGRKGVFSGASGLQIAYLSGAEAPQEPAPMHCFSAKDVADLRDSLLSTSKFRGVDILLTSPWPKDVEAFGNSPAGVDTKKCGSGLVSLLAASLKPRYHFAALQKIYYERLPYRNHAVLQETTQHVSRFIALANVGNVDKRKYLYAFTILPMASMDPKDLVRQPADATESPYRRPVGGGGGGEIGALLQPDKKDEPTCQFFFDLSSKPKGRKRPGGESREQQRKRPNPKPPLPTASCWFCLASPEVEKHLVVSIGTHVVPVPEDCCVTEDIKEAFLSQAEEHRIELLEIPEHSALKQIVQPGMPYFYVELDNGEKLFHRIGKNFPLQFGREVLASEAVLGMPGRADWRSCRMSREEEAAAAQDFRRAFEPFDLAQAE, from the exons ATGGAAGCCGGGAAGGCGCTCCGCGT GCTGGCCTGCGGAGACGTGGAGGGGCGGCTGGGCGCCTTGTACAGCCGGGTCCAGGCCGTCCAGAAGAAAAGTGGCCCCTTTGAC ctcctcctcTGTGTGGGGAACTTCTTTGGCTCTGCTCAGGACGCTGAGTGGGAGGAGTACCGGACAGGAGCCAAGAAAG CTCCTATACAGACGTACATCCTAGGAGCCAACAACAGTGAAGCAGTGTGTCATTTCCCAGATGTCAGCGGGTGCGAACTGGCGGAGAACATCACATATCTGG GGCGTAAAGGTGTCTTCAGTGGAGCCTCCGGGCTGCAGATTGCTTACCTCAGTGGGGCTGAGGCCCCACAGGAACCAGCACCCATGCACTGTTTCAGTGCCAAGGACGTGGCGGACCTGCGGGACTCTCTGCTCTCCACATCAAAGTTCAGAGGGGTGGACATCTTGCTGACTTCTCCCTGGCCCAAGGACGTCGAGGCATTTGGCAATAGCCCA GCAGGTGTGGACACCAAGAAGTGTGGGTCAGGGCTTGTGTCTCTGTTAGCTGCGAGTCTGAAGCCGAGATACCATTTTGCTGCCCTGCAGAAGATCTACTATGAAAGGCTTCCATACAG GAACCACGCTGTTCTCCAGGAAACCACACAACACGTTAGCCGATTCATCGCCTTGGCCAATGTGGGCAATGTGGACAAGAGGAAG TATCTCTACGCCTTCACCATCCTTCCAATGGCTTCCATGGACCCCAAGGATCTGGTGAGGCAGCCAGCAGATGCCACAGAAAGCCCGTATCGAAGGCCAgttggaggaggaggcgggggagaGATCGGGGCCCTTCTGCAGCCCGACAAGAAG GATGAACCGACCTGCCAGTTTTTCTTTGATTTAAGCAGCAAGCCAAAAGGAAGGAAACGGCCTGGAGGTGAGAGCAGGGAACAGCAGCGGAAGCGGCCGAATCCCAAACCTC cCTTGCCCACAGCGTCCTGCTGGTTCTGCCTCGCCAGCCCAGAGGTGGAGAAGCATCTGGTTGTGAGCATCGGCACCCAC GTGGTCCCTGTCCCTGAGGACTGCTGTGTGACTGAAGACATCAAAGAGGCCTTTCTCAGTCAAGCAGAGGAGCATCGAATCGAGCTGCTAGAGATACCTGAACATTCGGCTCTCAAGCAA atAGTTCAGCCAGGCATGCCATATTTTTATGTTGAGCTGGATAATGGAGAGAAGCTGTTCCATCGGATTGGAAAGAATTTCCCCCTTCAATTTGGAAG ggaagtgTTGGCCAGTGAAGCTGTCCTGGGAATGCCTGGCCGGGCAGACTGGAGGAGCTGCCGTATGAGTCGGGAGGAAGAAGCAGCTGCAGCCCAGGACTTCCGGAGAGCCTTTGAGCCCTTTGACTTGGCCCAAGCAGAGTGA
- the CWF19L1 gene encoding CWF19-like protein 1 isoform X1 yields MEAGKALRVLACGDVEGRLGALYSRVQAVQKKSGPFDLLLCVGNFFGSAQDAEWEEYRTGAKKAPIQTYILGANNSEAVCHFPDVSGCELAENITYLGRKGVFSGASGLQIAYLSGAEAPQEPAPMHCFSAKDVADLRDSLLSTSKFRGVDILLTSPWPKDVEAFGNSPAGVDTKKCGSGLVSLLAASLKPRYHFAALQKIYYERLPYRNHAVLQETTQHVSRFIALANVGNVDKRKYLYAFTILPMASMDPKDLVRQPADATESPYRRPVGGGGGGEIGALLQPDKKDEPTCQFFFDLSSKPKGRKRPGGESREQQRKRPNPKPPLPTASCWFCLASPEVEKHLVVSIGTHCYLALAKGGLSPDHVLILPVGHCRSMVELASEVVEEVEQYKSALKEFFKARGKRWVAYERNYKSQHLQLQVVPVPEDCCVTEDIKEAFLSQAEEHRIELLEIPEHSALKQIVQPGMPYFYVELDNGEKLFHRIGKNFPLQFGREVLASEAVLGMPGRADWRSCRMSREEEAAAAQDFRRAFEPFDLAQAE; encoded by the exons ATGGAAGCCGGGAAGGCGCTCCGCGT GCTGGCCTGCGGAGACGTGGAGGGGCGGCTGGGCGCCTTGTACAGCCGGGTCCAGGCCGTCCAGAAGAAAAGTGGCCCCTTTGAC ctcctcctcTGTGTGGGGAACTTCTTTGGCTCTGCTCAGGACGCTGAGTGGGAGGAGTACCGGACAGGAGCCAAGAAAG CTCCTATACAGACGTACATCCTAGGAGCCAACAACAGTGAAGCAGTGTGTCATTTCCCAGATGTCAGCGGGTGCGAACTGGCGGAGAACATCACATATCTGG GGCGTAAAGGTGTCTTCAGTGGAGCCTCCGGGCTGCAGATTGCTTACCTCAGTGGGGCTGAGGCCCCACAGGAACCAGCACCCATGCACTGTTTCAGTGCCAAGGACGTGGCGGACCTGCGGGACTCTCTGCTCTCCACATCAAAGTTCAGAGGGGTGGACATCTTGCTGACTTCTCCCTGGCCCAAGGACGTCGAGGCATTTGGCAATAGCCCA GCAGGTGTGGACACCAAGAAGTGTGGGTCAGGGCTTGTGTCTCTGTTAGCTGCGAGTCTGAAGCCGAGATACCATTTTGCTGCCCTGCAGAAGATCTACTATGAAAGGCTTCCATACAG GAACCACGCTGTTCTCCAGGAAACCACACAACACGTTAGCCGATTCATCGCCTTGGCCAATGTGGGCAATGTGGACAAGAGGAAG TATCTCTACGCCTTCACCATCCTTCCAATGGCTTCCATGGACCCCAAGGATCTGGTGAGGCAGCCAGCAGATGCCACAGAAAGCCCGTATCGAAGGCCAgttggaggaggaggcgggggagaGATCGGGGCCCTTCTGCAGCCCGACAAGAAG GATGAACCGACCTGCCAGTTTTTCTTTGATTTAAGCAGCAAGCCAAAAGGAAGGAAACGGCCTGGAGGTGAGAGCAGGGAACAGCAGCGGAAGCGGCCGAATCCCAAACCTC cCTTGCCCACAGCGTCCTGCTGGTTCTGCCTCGCCAGCCCAGAGGTGGAGAAGCATCTGGTTGTGAGCATCGGCACCCAC TGCTACCTGGCCTTAGCCAAAGGGGGTCTGTCCCCCGACCATGTTCTAATCTTGCCCGTTGGACACTGCCGCTCAATGGTTGAACTGGCTTCCGAGGTGGTGGAAGAGGTGGAGCAATACAAGTCGGCCCTGAAAGAGTTCTTCAAGGCCAGGGGAAAGAGATGGGTGGCCTACGAAAGGAACTACAAGAGCCAGCACCTCCAGCTCCAG GTGGTCCCTGTCCCTGAGGACTGCTGTGTGACTGAAGACATCAAAGAGGCCTTTCTCAGTCAAGCAGAGGAGCATCGAATCGAGCTGCTAGAGATACCTGAACATTCGGCTCTCAAGCAA atAGTTCAGCCAGGCATGCCATATTTTTATGTTGAGCTGGATAATGGAGAGAAGCTGTTCCATCGGATTGGAAAGAATTTCCCCCTTCAATTTGGAAG ggaagtgTTGGCCAGTGAAGCTGTCCTGGGAATGCCTGGCCGGGCAGACTGGAGGAGCTGCCGTATGAGTCGGGAGGAAGAAGCAGCTGCAGCCCAGGACTTCCGGAGAGCCTTTGAGCCCTTTGACTTGGCCCAAGCAGAGTGA